The Candidatus Zixiibacteriota bacterium genome window below encodes:
- a CDS encoding oligosaccharide flippase family protein, producing the protein MKRLFKNTVFTSIDYFVLIVLNLLATPILIKHFGVDGYGAFVFLSIFSIYGALSFFDFGMEGALMNYVARFEADKDKGKLQNTLSASVLYYTFLGLALGVGIHLAGDIIAGRLIEENGTISLDSVRRAISFISINIFLQFLSVPFMAILQGLRRFVITKSLSSIITTARYLLIIFIAIKYHRIDYAFAIISGLTFIMLVVLLYIFTFNLAYFKKMRVRFDWKLLKTLFNYSSILFINRIIGLICNQAPKFLIWLYLTVSSLTIFDVVSRPANLLRLVMSILNSAIVPEVARLHQLKDLKSISGLFINLTRYAYLIILPIVAVMGVYINDLLRLWVGEEFVPYSFMAIILLAVYIVLPIPSVASTMVVGLEKVKQTIWIGIVSTIINVGLSLSLLQFIGLPGLMIGAFCGEAFGLIPYLLAMKKFLKFNLGDAIKPLFPIAFASVFFMLMHFALRYVFKGQTIPIISCVAVTLFANYLVNYKYLLSGEERNFLRGRLAALKNRMNKPNGA; encoded by the coding sequence ATGAAAAGATTATTTAAAAATACCGTTTTTACGTCAATTGATTATTTTGTCCTGATTGTCCTCAATTTATTGGCGACACCCATACTGATTAAGCATTTCGGCGTTGACGGATACGGCGCTTTTGTGTTCCTCAGCATATTCAGTATTTACGGAGCTCTTTCATTTTTTGATTTTGGAATGGAAGGGGCGCTGATGAATTATGTGGCCCGTTTTGAGGCTGACAAAGATAAGGGCAAATTGCAGAATACATTGTCGGCATCGGTATTATACTACACTTTTTTGGGTTTAGCTCTGGGTGTAGGGATTCATCTGGCAGGCGACATAATTGCCGGGAGATTAATTGAAGAAAACGGCACGATAAGCCTGGACAGTGTTCGCAGAGCGATTTCGTTTATTTCGATAAACATTTTTCTGCAATTTCTGTCGGTTCCTTTCATGGCCATTTTACAGGGTTTACGGCGCTTTGTGATTACCAAATCATTAAGCTCGATTATTACCACCGCCCGCTATCTACTGATAATATTTATCGCCATCAAGTATCATCGCATCGACTACGCGTTCGCGATAATTTCCGGCCTGACTTTTATAATGCTGGTCGTCCTGCTATATATTTTCACCTTCAATCTGGCGTATTTTAAAAAGATGCGTGTTCGTTTTGACTGGAAACTACTCAAGACTCTGTTTAATTATAGCTCAATTCTGTTTATCAACCGCATCATCGGCCTGATATGCAATCAGGCTCCCAAATTTTTAATCTGGTTATATTTGACTGTTTCCAGCTTGACTATATTTGATGTTGTTTCACGACCAGCCAACCTTTTGAGGTTGGTTATGAGCATTCTTAATTCAGCGATTGTCCCGGAAGTGGCCCGCCTGCACCAGCTCAAAGACCTGAAATCAATCAGCGGTTTGTTCATTAATCTGACTCGTTATGCGTATCTGATAATTCTTCCGATAGTCGCCGTCATGGGCGTGTACATAAATGACCTGTTGCGCCTCTGGGTCGGGGAAGAATTCGTGCCCTATTCGTTCATGGCTATTATATTGCTGGCAGTCTATATAGTTTTGCCGATTCCTTCGGTAGCCTCGACAATGGTCGTTGGTCTGGAAAAAGTCAAGCAGACAATCTGGATCGGGATTGTATCGACAATAATAAATGTAGGATTAAGTCTTAGTCTTCTTCAATTTATCGGCTTGCCCGGCCTCATGATCGGGGCTTTTTGTGGAGAAGCCTTTGGGCTAATTCCGTATCTTCTGGCGATGAAAAAATTTCTAAAGTTCAATCTTGGCGACGCCATCAAACCCCTCTTTCCGATAGCCTTTGCCAGCGTATTCTTCATGTTGATGCATTTCGCGCTGAGATACGTATTCAAAGGACAGACAATTCCAATAATCTCATGCGTGGCGGTTACACTGTTCGCCAACTATCTGGTAAATTACAAATACCTCCTCAGCGGAGAAGAAAGGAATTTTCTCCGGGGTAGATTGGCCGCCCTGAAAAATAGAATGAATAAACCAAACGGCGCTTAA